From the genome of Candidatus Nitrosocosmicus oleophilus, one region includes:
- a CDS encoding cation diffusion facilitator family transporter has product MDDVEDSKENKSTDELADLKENLIKSGISTQQSPNLVEEGIIAGKKIAKTSVVTLLAIGIVEIITGILSGSVVATADGLDSISDAAISFIVLLGLRIAHKPADKKFHFGYHKVESFTALIAAIGMIVIGLVIFYNSYQALIHPHEIRHPYIVMAVLAGASALSLHRAFQMRIIANKYNLLSLKTDARNSIKDGSASVIGFFSILIATQFGFVQMDAIGGMIISCYIFSVSYLSLKKSSLILVDSWQNPKLTVVIKNIISEQFSDEKIVVRDVLLRSSGMIDQAEIHIAVDGKESLEEVEMLSLKIQLVISSQFPSIERVLVIPHPYSASETRVTSRMDRFRNIKLKRPSYMNRNIKQDENTK; this is encoded by the coding sequence TTGGACGATGTAGAAGATAGTAAAGAAAATAAATCTACTGATGAACTCGCGGACCTCAAGGAAAATCTAATAAAAAGCGGCATTAGTACACAGCAATCGCCCAATTTAGTCGAAGAAGGAATCATTGCAGGTAAAAAGATTGCGAAAACTTCTGTTGTGACTTTACTTGCTATAGGTATTGTAGAAATAATTACAGGAATTCTCAGCGGCAGTGTTGTTGCTACCGCTGATGGATTAGATTCAATATCAGATGCAGCCATTTCTTTTATAGTATTATTAGGTCTAAGGATCGCACATAAACCAGCTGACAAAAAGTTTCATTTCGGGTATCATAAAGTTGAAAGCTTTACAGCATTAATAGCTGCAATAGGAATGATAGTGATTGGTCTGGTCATTTTTTATAATTCCTATCAGGCATTGATTCATCCCCATGAAATAAGACATCCTTATATTGTTATGGCAGTCCTAGCCGGAGCAAGTGCATTATCACTTCATAGAGCATTTCAAATGCGCATTATAGCTAATAAGTATAATTTGCTCTCACTAAAGACAGATGCGAGAAATTCCATAAAAGATGGATCAGCTTCAGTCATTGGTTTCTTTAGTATACTTATTGCAACACAATTTGGGTTTGTACAAATGGACGCAATAGGCGGAATGATAATATCATGTTATATCTTCTCAGTTTCATATTTATCACTTAAAAAATCATCCTTGATATTAGTAGACTCATGGCAAAACCCAAAATTAACAGTGGTAATAAAAAACATAATTTCAGAGCAATTTAGCGACGAAAAAATAGTAGTTAGAGACGTATTACTTCGCTCTTCGGGCATGATAGATCAAGCAGAGATCCACATAGCAGTTGATGGAAAGGAATCATTAGAAGAAGTCGAAATGCTATCTTTAAAAATACAGCTGGTAATTAGTTCTCAATTTCCCTCCATTGAGAGAGTGTTGGTAATACCACATCCTTATTCCGCTTCGGAGACGCGTGTAACTTCAAGAATGGATCGGTTCAGGAATATAAAATTAAAAAGACCTTCATATATGAATAGAAATATCAAACAGGATGAAAACACCAAATAA